A region of Dermabacter vaginalis DNA encodes the following proteins:
- a CDS encoding septum formation initiator family protein, with protein MAQLAATPASRRRAGIAPAHARSANLALVARPNIQRSSLPFTVLCTLVLLTAVIATLMLNISMTNMSYEVTKLQRESRELSEQTQVLEEKTDLLGTPQELERQARELGMVPAGKVAYIDLANGSIIGEPAAAAQGATALIPHVAKAPKNLYDYGMGNERAR; from the coding sequence ATGGCACAGCTCGCAGCTACCCCCGCCTCCCGCAGGCGTGCCGGCATCGCTCCCGCGCACGCGCGATCGGCGAACCTCGCGCTTGTCGCGCGCCCGAATATCCAGCGCAGCTCTCTCCCCTTCACGGTGCTGTGCACGCTCGTGCTGCTCACTGCCGTGATCGCGACCCTTATGCTCAATATTTCGATGACGAACATGAGCTACGAGGTGACGAAGCTCCAGCGGGAATCTCGTGAGCTGAGCGAGCAGACCCAGGTGCTCGAGGAAAAGACGGATCTACTCGGAACACCTCAAGAGCTTGAACGTCAGGCGCGCGAACTGGGAATGGTGCCCGCGGGAAAAGTTGCCTACATTGACCTCGCAAACGGAAGCATTATCGGCGAGCCGGCAGCCGCGGCTCAGGGGGCGACAGCGCTCATTCCACACGTCGCGAAAGCGCCTAAGAATCTTTACGATTACGGCATGGGTAATGAGAGGGCGCGCTAA
- a CDS encoding DUF3040 domain-containing protein: MPLSEKEQRILDELEKQLSSDDPTLAHQFGEPEKSSSFNTRRLALGGGVIVAGLALLIFAVSLPAVWLGVLAFVVMVVGAFVCLSSESPKQIPLDDPRRMHPSFTSGASKRGAKGSKAQSSFMKKLEQRWDERGRER, translated from the coding sequence ATGCCACTCTCCGAAAAGGAGCAGAGGATTCTCGATGAGCTCGAGAAGCAGCTCTCGAGTGATGATCCCACGCTCGCGCACCAGTTCGGTGAGCCCGAAAAATCGTCGTCCTTCAATACCCGCCGCCTTGCCCTCGGCGGTGGCGTTATCGTCGCCGGTCTCGCACTCCTCATTTTCGCGGTGTCACTTCCCGCGGTGTGGCTGGGCGTTCTCGCCTTCGTTGTGATGGTGGTGGGCGCGTTTGTGTGCCTCTCATCGGAATCGCCAAAACAGATCCCCTTGGATGATCCGCGCCGTATGCATCCGTCCTTTACTTCTGGGGCCTCGAAGCGAGGCGCAAAAGGTTCGAAGGCACAGTCGAGCTTCATGAAGAAGCTCGAGCAGCGATGGGACGAACGCGGGCGCGAGCGCTAG
- a CDS encoding UDP-N-acetylmuramoyl-L-alanyl-D-glutamate--2,6-diaminopimelate ligase: MSARTNLMLGDLARQLEGAPGSGALELRGESVPISSVTIDSRKAGEKALFVAVQGENAHGASYAGAALAQGCRAILTDEAGASIVSAHHPETQCALLLCEDPRALAGFAANLVYGEPSHEIPLVGVTGTNGKTSVTTMCARTLQELGENAGIVGTNGTFLAWAGGREEKIPTERTTPEATDVHALLRHMVNEGMTSAALEVSSHAMVLHRVAGVSFDVAVFTNLSQDHLDFHKDMEDYFEAKASLFTPVHARRGIVCVDDEWGRRLAKRATIPVTTYSAYGHEADFTVGEINRGEYGTVFTVQPSEGAPFTLESALPGTHYVANTLAVALVLRALGCEGEKVRTALAAAGTVPGRMERVGQSDACPRVVVDYSHTPDALEHALETLHTLENVGEIVTVFGAGGHRDALKRPLMGEVAARLSDRVFVTDDNPRDEEPALIRQDVLAGIPEGSRARVENVGDRAEAIARAIGEAKINDVVLIAGKGAESGQVLADHTIDFDDRVHARDALRTWAKRNATRMMKEDHDA; this comes from the coding sequence GTGAGTGCTCGCACCAATCTCATGCTGGGAGACCTCGCTCGCCAACTCGAGGGCGCCCCGGGGTCGGGAGCGCTCGAGTTGCGCGGTGAGAGCGTGCCGATTTCGAGTGTCACGATCGATTCCCGCAAGGCGGGGGAGAAGGCCCTTTTCGTTGCGGTCCAGGGCGAGAACGCCCACGGCGCGAGTTACGCTGGGGCGGCTCTCGCGCAGGGCTGCCGCGCGATTCTCACGGACGAAGCGGGAGCTTCGATCGTGAGTGCCCATCACCCAGAAACTCAGTGTGCGCTTCTGCTTTGCGAGGATCCTCGAGCGCTCGCGGGTTTTGCCGCGAATCTTGTGTACGGGGAGCCTTCGCACGAGATTCCGCTTGTCGGCGTGACTGGCACGAACGGGAAGACTTCCGTGACGACGATGTGTGCGCGCACGCTTCAGGAACTTGGCGAGAATGCCGGCATTGTTGGCACGAACGGCACCTTCCTCGCGTGGGCGGGCGGGCGCGAGGAAAAGATTCCCACGGAGCGCACAACTCCCGAAGCCACCGACGTGCACGCGCTCTTGCGCCACATGGTGAACGAAGGAATGACTTCCGCTGCGCTCGAGGTTTCGAGTCACGCCATGGTTCTCCACAGGGTCGCGGGAGTCTCGTTTGACGTCGCGGTTTTCACTAATCTCAGCCAGGATCACCTCGACTTCCACAAAGACATGGAGGACTACTTCGAGGCGAAGGCCTCGCTTTTCACCCCCGTGCATGCGAGGCGCGGCATCGTGTGCGTTGACGATGAATGGGGGCGCCGGCTCGCCAAACGGGCCACGATCCCGGTCACCACGTACTCGGCGTACGGGCACGAAGCTGATTTCACGGTGGGGGAAATCAATCGCGGTGAATATGGCACGGTGTTTACGGTGCAGCCGTCGGAAGGTGCGCCGTTCACGCTCGAAAGTGCACTCCCCGGCACCCACTATGTCGCCAACACTCTCGCGGTTGCCCTTGTGCTTCGTGCGCTCGGTTGTGAGGGCGAGAAAGTTCGCACGGCGCTCGCGGCCGCGGGCACGGTGCCCGGTCGCATGGAAAGGGTCGGTCAGTCCGACGCTTGCCCGCGTGTCGTCGTGGACTATTCGCACACGCCCGATGCGCTCGAGCACGCCCTCGAGACTCTCCACACCCTTGAGAACGTGGGGGAAATCGTCACAGTTTTTGGTGCTGGGGGGCACCGCGATGCGCTGAAACGGCCACTTATGGGGGAAGTCGCGGCGCGACTTTCGGATCGCGTGTTCGTGACGGACGACAATCCGCGCGATGAGGAGCCCGCGTTGATTAGGCAGGACGTGCTTGCGGGAATCCCGGAGGGCTCTCGCGCGAGAGTCGAGAACGTTGGTGATCGAGCCGAGGCGATCGCACGAGCCATCGGTGAGGCCAAGATCAATGACGTTGTGCTCATCGCGGGAAAGGGAGCGGAAAGCGGGCAGGTGCTCGCAGATCACACGATCGACTTTGATGATCGCGTGCACGCACGCGATGCGCTTCGTACATGGGCGAAGAGGAACGCCACCAGGATGATGAAGGAGGACCACGATGCGTAA
- a CDS encoding UDP-N-acetylmuramoyl-tripeptide--D-alanyl-D-alanine ligase, with translation MRKTTTGAIARLVGGRLVGGATGEECVHGKASVDSRVIDSGDLFVAFEGEHVDGHDFVSAAEKGGAAAALVTKTDQALALPAIQVEDPLAALDILARHELESARASAEPPIVIALTGSNGKTSTKDLLHAILAPVGETIAPVGSRNNELGLPLTVLELTETTRFLVLEMGARGIGHISHLTDIARPDVSVVLNVGSAHVGEFGGVENIARAKGELVEALEESGTAVLNADDARVKAMGTRTRAHLAHFSLNDCSAEAYADHVRLDALARASFTLHMGGSELPIALTLTGEHHVKNALAAAAAASAAGVRFEEIAAGLNAAEQRSPGRMQVSELPNGVTLINDAYNANPDSMRAGLNALAVLGRERHTIAVLGEMLELGDESAKAHRDIGSYAARSGIDVVVAVGEGARDIYEGVTETRGEHEGAVYVESLEDAPAVLETLRRPESTFLLKSSNGAGLAKLGESLVRAWGAESTKADNRGEKE, from the coding sequence ATGCGTAAGACGACGACAGGGGCAATCGCGCGCCTCGTGGGTGGCCGCCTCGTTGGGGGCGCGACGGGGGAGGAGTGTGTGCACGGAAAGGCGAGCGTCGATTCGCGCGTCATCGATTCAGGTGATCTTTTCGTGGCATTCGAAGGCGAGCACGTCGACGGCCACGACTTCGTGAGCGCCGCCGAAAAGGGCGGTGCTGCCGCGGCGCTCGTGACGAAAACGGATCAGGCCCTCGCCCTCCCCGCGATTCAGGTCGAGGATCCTCTCGCTGCTCTCGACATCCTCGCCCGTCACGAACTTGAGAGCGCGCGCGCAAGTGCGGAGCCGCCCATCGTTATTGCGTTGACCGGCTCCAACGGGAAAACGAGTACGAAGGATCTGCTGCACGCGATCCTTGCACCCGTAGGAGAAACGATTGCCCCCGTGGGCAGCCGCAATAATGAGCTCGGCCTTCCGCTCACGGTCCTTGAGCTGACAGAGACGACGCGCTTTCTCGTCCTTGAAATGGGGGCGAGAGGTATCGGGCATATCAGCCACCTCACGGATATCGCGCGCCCGGATGTGTCTGTCGTTCTCAATGTTGGCTCCGCCCACGTTGGCGAGTTCGGCGGTGTGGAGAACATCGCGCGGGCCAAGGGGGAGCTCGTGGAAGCGCTTGAGGAAAGCGGAACGGCAGTTCTCAACGCCGACGACGCTCGAGTGAAAGCGATGGGAACTCGCACGCGAGCGCATCTCGCGCATTTCTCCCTAAACGATTGCTCTGCCGAGGCCTATGCCGATCACGTGCGGCTCGATGCCTTGGCGCGTGCGAGCTTCACGCTCCACATGGGCGGCAGCGAGCTGCCTATCGCGCTTACTCTCACGGGAGAACACCACGTGAAAAACGCGCTTGCGGCAGCCGCTGCGGCTTCCGCGGCGGGCGTGAGGTTCGAGGAGATTGCCGCGGGCCTCAACGCCGCCGAGCAGCGTTCCCCGGGACGCATGCAGGTGAGTGAGCTGCCAAACGGAGTGACGCTCATCAACGATGCGTACAACGCTAATCCCGATTCGATGCGCGCGGGGCTTAATGCGCTTGCGGTTCTCGGTCGTGAACGCCACACGATTGCCGTGCTCGGCGAGATGCTCGAACTCGGGGACGAAAGCGCGAAAGCGCATCGCGATATAGGCTCCTATGCTGCTCGCAGCGGGATCGATGTGGTTGTCGCGGTCGGTGAGGGAGCACGGGACATTTACGAAGGTGTGACCGAAACCCGCGGTGAACACGAGGGGGCCGTGTATGTCGAAAGCCTCGAGGATGCTCCCGCTGTGCTAGAAACATTGAGGAGGCCCGAGAGCACGTTTTTGCTCAAGTCGTCCAACGGCGCGGGCCTCGCGAAGCTCGGCGAATCTCTCGTGCGTGCGTGGGGAGCCGAGTCCACGAAGGCGGATAACCGAGGAGAGAAGGAATGA
- a CDS encoding peptidoglycan D,D-transpeptidase FtsI family protein translates to MPDSRVPRDSRSRPARKVRDGRSHAPRKSRAGAHPRRNGYEPHRRHSVIVVLMLIAALAVSMRLVWIQGINSAQLAAEARANRLHTERVPALRGDILDANGEVLATSTERYTIIVDQRQMPRYREKSQTAQVKGVKAVAMELSPLLSMSVDELEQKLTGKSGYTILAKDVSPEVEAAVKQLRIGGVTSERVAERLYPAGQVAGNIVGFTGSDGTALAGAELSFDEALRGTDGERQYERGAGGQLIPSAQVSEKAAIDGESIELTIDRDLQYRAQEILAQRVKDFGGSGGTAVVIDPKTGHVLALADYPTYDPNNPGATDAKYRGNQSISNVFEPGSTGKLFTMASVINEGKAKVDDHFSIPYRKDFGGESIKDSHEHPERYYTLAGVLKYSSNVGTVEVSRRIPNEKREEYLRNFGFGAKTNVNLPGESAGILHPAKDWRGRTQYATAFGQGYAVTALQIVSAVGAFGNDGVRIEPRIVKGRVGTDDSFTPEPEGEHTRVVSSDTAATMRDLMDNDIDDNGKAAGSVEGYAVGGKSGTAQVPGGTYTSSFISMAPMDDPQLVVGVFVYGINGFQSGSTVAGPAVSELLGYALQRRGIAPSGHPGTELENEWK, encoded by the coding sequence GTGCCGGATTCTCGTGTGCCGCGAGACTCTCGCAGCCGCCCGGCGCGCAAAGTGCGTGACGGGCGTTCTCACGCTCCTCGAAAGTCGAGAGCGGGAGCGCACCCGCGCCGCAATGGCTACGAGCCGCATCGCCGCCACAGCGTGATCGTGGTGCTCATGCTCATCGCCGCCCTTGCGGTCAGCATGCGCCTCGTGTGGATCCAGGGGATTAATTCTGCTCAGTTAGCGGCTGAGGCACGCGCGAATCGCCTCCACACCGAGCGAGTGCCCGCGCTTCGCGGCGACATTCTTGACGCGAACGGCGAGGTGCTCGCCACGAGCACCGAACGCTATACCATCATCGTGGATCAGCGGCAGATGCCCAGGTACCGCGAAAAGTCCCAAACTGCGCAGGTCAAGGGCGTGAAAGCGGTCGCGATGGAACTTTCACCGCTGCTGTCGATGAGCGTTGATGAGCTCGAACAGAAGCTCACGGGCAAGTCGGGGTACACGATCCTTGCCAAGGACGTGAGCCCCGAGGTCGAAGCTGCCGTCAAGCAGCTTCGCATCGGTGGCGTGACATCCGAGCGGGTTGCCGAGCGTTTGTATCCGGCGGGCCAAGTTGCGGGCAATATCGTGGGCTTCACGGGTTCGGACGGTACGGCCCTCGCGGGCGCCGAACTCTCCTTCGACGAGGCCCTGCGCGGAACCGATGGCGAGCGTCAGTATGAGCGCGGTGCAGGTGGACAATTGATCCCCTCGGCGCAGGTCAGCGAGAAGGCTGCGATCGATGGCGAGAGTATTGAACTGACGATCGATAGAGACCTTCAGTACCGTGCGCAGGAGATTCTTGCGCAGCGGGTCAAGGATTTTGGGGGTAGCGGCGGCACTGCCGTCGTGATTGACCCGAAAACCGGCCACGTGCTCGCCCTTGCCGACTACCCCACGTACGACCCGAACAATCCCGGCGCGACTGACGCGAAGTATCGCGGTAATCAATCCATCTCGAATGTTTTCGAGCCTGGTTCGACGGGCAAGCTTTTCACCATGGCGTCGGTGATCAACGAGGGGAAGGCAAAGGTCGACGATCATTTCTCGATCCCGTACCGAAAGGATTTCGGCGGGGAGAGCATCAAGGACTCGCACGAGCACCCCGAGCGCTATTACACGCTTGCCGGAGTGCTCAAGTACAGCTCGAACGTTGGCACGGTTGAGGTTTCACGAAGGATCCCGAACGAGAAGCGCGAGGAGTACTTGCGGAATTTCGGGTTTGGCGCGAAAACGAATGTCAACCTTCCCGGAGAATCCGCGGGAATCCTGCACCCCGCGAAGGACTGGCGTGGTCGCACGCAATACGCGACCGCTTTCGGGCAGGGCTATGCCGTTACGGCGCTGCAGATAGTCTCGGCGGTGGGCGCCTTCGGCAACGATGGCGTGCGCATCGAGCCTCGCATCGTCAAAGGGCGGGTGGGAACGGACGATTCCTTCACCCCCGAGCCGGAAGGTGAGCACACGCGCGTCGTCTCAAGCGACACGGCTGCGACAATGCGCGATCTCATGGATAACGATATCGACGATAACGGCAAGGCCGCGGGCAGCGTTGAGGGATACGCCGTTGGCGGAAAATCGGGAACGGCGCAGGTCCCTGGCGGAACCTACACGTCTTCGTTCATTTCGATGGCGCCCATGGACGATCCGCAGCTCGTAGTGGGCGTGTTCGTGTACGGGATCAACGGGTTCCAGTCCGGCTCAACGGTTGCGGGTCCTGCCGTTTCGGAGCTTCTCGGTTACGCGCTGCAACGCCGCGGGATCGCACCTTCGGGGCACCCCGGTACCGAACTTGAAAACGAATGGAAGTGA
- the mraZ gene encoding division/cell wall cluster transcriptional repressor MraZ: protein MFLGTFTPKLDDKGRLIFPAKFRDQLAAGLVMTRGQEHCVTVYPMREFENLHEQLRQAPVTSKDARDYLRVLLSGAEDVVPDKQGRVTIPSHLRSYAGLDRECTVIGAGNRIEIWSSEAWETYLGETEEAFAQTATEIVPGLF, encoded by the coding sequence ATGTTTCTTGGCACCTTCACGCCCAAGCTCGACGACAAGGGGCGGCTCATCTTTCCGGCAAAGTTTCGCGATCAGCTCGCGGCGGGGCTCGTGATGACCCGAGGTCAGGAACACTGCGTGACGGTGTACCCGATGCGGGAGTTCGAGAACCTTCACGAGCAGTTGCGCCAGGCGCCGGTCACGAGCAAGGATGCGCGCGATTACCTTCGCGTGCTCCTCTCGGGAGCGGAAGACGTCGTGCCGGATAAGCAGGGCCGCGTGACCATTCCTTCGCACCTTCGCTCATACGCGGGGCTCGATCGCGAATGCACGGTTATTGGTGCCGGCAACCGCATCGAAATCTGGTCGAGCGAAGCGTGGGAGACATATCTGGGAGAGACCGAGGAGGCCTTCGCTCAAACGGCAACCGAGATCGTTCCAGGTTTGTTCTAG
- the mraY gene encoding phospho-N-acetylmuramoyl-pentapeptide-transferase produces the protein MIGILVAGALAAVLSFSLTPLYIRFLVKKQYGQFVRDDGPTTHATKRGTPTMGGVMIILATLVGYAVGHLSIFRAPSASGMLALLLMVGLGILGFMDDYAKIAKKQSLGLSPRAKLVGQGLIGTAFAVLALQFPDRWGHTPASMHISFVRDIPWLNLAFAGTALGIVLFAIWANFLVAAWSNGVNLTDGLDGLASGATIIFAGAYVLISFWQWRQQCGIEELRSCYAARDPLDLAIVAAAVLGACVGFLWWNTSPARIFMGDTGSLALGGVLAALTILSRTQLVGGIIGGLFVIISLSVIIQVTSFKLTRKRVFRMAPLQHHFELKGWNEVTIVVRFWIIAGMFAALGLGLFYLDALRFI, from the coding sequence ATGATCGGAATTTTGGTCGCCGGGGCCTTGGCCGCGGTGCTCTCGTTCTCTCTTACCCCGCTGTACATTCGCTTCCTCGTGAAGAAGCAGTATGGCCAGTTCGTGCGAGACGATGGGCCCACGACGCACGCGACCAAGCGTGGAACCCCCACGATGGGCGGCGTCATGATTATCCTGGCAACCCTCGTCGGGTACGCGGTTGGGCATCTGAGTATTTTTCGAGCGCCCTCGGCTTCGGGCATGCTCGCGCTTTTACTCATGGTGGGGCTCGGCATTCTCGGTTTCATGGACGACTACGCCAAAATCGCGAAGAAACAGTCGCTCGGCCTTTCTCCCCGCGCGAAGCTCGTGGGCCAGGGACTCATCGGCACGGCCTTCGCCGTGCTCGCACTTCAGTTCCCCGATCGCTGGGGGCACACGCCCGCGTCGATGCATATCTCGTTTGTGCGAGATATTCCCTGGCTCAACCTCGCTTTTGCCGGCACGGCCCTCGGCATCGTTTTGTTCGCGATTTGGGCGAACTTCCTTGTGGCCGCGTGGTCCAACGGCGTGAACCTCACGGACGGGCTCGACGGCCTTGCCTCCGGCGCGACCATTATCTTCGCGGGCGCTTACGTGCTCATTTCCTTCTGGCAGTGGCGCCAGCAGTGCGGTATTGAAGAGCTCCGCTCGTGCTACGCCGCGAGGGACCCGCTTGATCTTGCGATCGTCGCTGCCGCGGTTCTCGGCGCGTGCGTGGGCTTCCTTTGGTGGAACACTTCGCCCGCGCGCATCTTCATGGGAGACACGGGCTCGCTTGCCCTCGGTGGCGTGCTTGCGGCCCTCACAATCCTGTCGCGCACGCAGCTCGTTGGCGGAATTATCGGAGGGCTCTTCGTCATCATCTCGCTCTCGGTCATCATCCAGGTGACGAGCTTCAAACTCACGCGCAAACGCGTGTTCCGCATGGCTCCCCTCCAGCACCACTTCGAGCTCAAGGGGTGGAATGAGGTGACGATCGTCGTGCGCTTCTGGATCATTGCGGGCATGTTCGCGGCGCTCGGCCTCGGCCTGTTCTACCTCGATGCTTTGCGCTTCATCTAA
- the rsmH gene encoding 16S rRNA (cytosine(1402)-N(4))-methyltransferase RsmH — protein sequence MDASQLHAPVMREECLELLRPALERANSTYVDCTLGMAGHACAVLEAFPNTHLVGIDRDAAALGLARERLIQEGFDGRFTLVHTTYDGIVDALAEAGREKADGILMDLGLSSFQIDTRERGFAYSVDAPLDMRMNPDGDSLTAADILNTWSEQDIANILYRYGEEKFSRRIARTIVQERASELFERSPQLVSAIERSLPAKSLHSGGHPAKRTFQALRIAVNEELDILRDALDSALGALALGGRLVIESYHSLEDRMVKEAFVAASTSKTPAGLPVDLAEFAPNFSLVKRGAMKAPAHEQETNPRSASVRLRAIERTTPPEIS from the coding sequence ATGGACGCGTCCCAGCTTCACGCACCCGTGATGCGCGAGGAGTGCCTCGAGCTCCTACGCCCCGCACTCGAGCGCGCGAACTCCACCTACGTGGACTGCACCCTCGGCATGGCGGGACACGCGTGCGCTGTTCTCGAGGCGTTTCCGAACACCCACCTCGTGGGGATCGACCGTGACGCAGCAGCGCTCGGCCTCGCTCGCGAGCGCCTGATCCAGGAAGGCTTCGACGGGCGCTTCACACTCGTGCACACCACTTACGACGGAATCGTGGATGCGCTAGCGGAAGCGGGGCGTGAGAAGGCTGACGGTATCCTCATGGACCTCGGTCTCTCGAGTTTTCAGATTGATACACGCGAGCGCGGTTTCGCCTACAGCGTTGACGCTCCTCTCGATATGCGCATGAATCCCGACGGCGACTCGCTTACCGCCGCGGACATTCTTAATACGTGGAGCGAGCAGGACATCGCGAACATCCTGTACCGCTATGGAGAAGAGAAATTCTCGAGGCGGATCGCGCGCACAATTGTGCAAGAGCGGGCGTCGGAGCTCTTTGAGCGTTCGCCCCAGCTTGTGAGCGCGATCGAGCGGTCCCTGCCCGCGAAGTCCCTCCACTCAGGTGGCCATCCGGCCAAGCGTACGTTTCAAGCGCTGCGGATTGCCGTGAATGAGGAGCTCGATATCCTTCGCGACGCCCTCGACAGTGCCCTCGGGGCACTAGCGCTCGGCGGTCGGCTCGTCATCGAGTCTTACCACTCACTCGAAGACCGCATGGTCAAGGAAGCGTTCGTGGCGGCGAGCACCTCGAAAACTCCCGCGGGCCTTCCCGTTGACCTCGCAGAGTTTGCCCCGAACTTTTCGCTCGTCAAGCGCGGAGCCATGAAGGCGCCCGCACACGAGCAAGAAACCAACCCGCGTTCGGCGAGCGTGCGCTTGCGCGCCATCGAACGCACGACACCACCGGAGATTTCATAG